A section of the Larus michahellis chromosome 1, bLarMic1.1, whole genome shotgun sequence genome encodes:
- the LOC141737796 gene encoding natural killer cells antigen CD94-like, with translation MEDEEGYTALNLRPLASVITSGYSNSNKCSTFKAPASCVRVGRVSPSSSVWRPVAFAFLMLCLLLLLGLVALLALFFQVSKDPGEGKKLQEMREALCLEGKEKNGTTCAVCPASWLKSGADSCFYISKEKKTWKESQEFCSSRNSTLLVLKDTIKMVSLPRDSQLYWVGLSYIPERSGWYWEDGTAFSKEVTKWVVLYDNTFCASVYGQIIYASQSCSTKQFWICEKAAVHFT, from the exons ATGGAGGATGAAGAAGGCTACACCGCTTTAAATTTACGACCCTTAGCTTCAGTTATTACTTCTGGATATTCGAACAGCAACAAATGTTCTACGTTTAAGGCTCCAGCCAGTTGTGTCAGAGTAGGCA GAGTCTCTCCCTCATCTTCCGTATGGCGGCCAGTGGCCTTTGCTTTCCTCATGttgtgcctgctgctgctgctggggctggtagCCCTGCTGGCCCTGT TTTTTCAGGTTTCCAAGGATcctggggaaggaaagaagctgcagGAAATGAGGGAAGCATTGTGtttggaagggaaggagaaaaatg GAACAACATGTGCTGTCTGCCCAGCAAGCTGGCTGAAGAGTGGAGCTGACAGCTGCTTCTACatttcaaaggagaagaaaacatggAAGGAAAGCCAGGAGTTCTGTTCCTCAAGAAACTCCACTCTTCTTGTGCTAAAAGACACAATAAAGATG GTTTCTCTGCCACGGGATTCACAGCTTTACTGGGTTGGATTATCATATATACCTGAAAGGAGTGGCTGGTACTGGGAGGATGGAACAGCTTTTTCAAAAGAAGTGACAAAATG GGTCGTGTTATATGACAACACCTTCTGTGCCTCCGTATATGGACAGATTATTTACGCCAGCCAATCCTGCTCAACAAAGCAATTCTGGATCTGTGAGAAAGCGGCTGTTCATTTCACCTGA
- the LOC141737797 gene encoding natural killer cells antigen CD94-like — protein sequence MSSHIMHTNTEEEDGYSHLNHPPQHPSRHYMSLNINRGRSLPFAVWWPAIFTLFALCLALTVGMIVLGLRGSKAPAGHDENLQGLKQRLCLMSDANSKNNKPACSLCPVNWKWVGGDTCFYLSEKEATWQESEDFCFSQNATLLTLKRKSKLISISQISRKQSYWIGLSYGVDAWSWTDGTKLSTKRMDWIDLSSEQNCAYLFYHKSRVYSENCNEKYPWICEMAAVQLI from the exons ATGAGTTCTCACATAATGCATACAAATACAGAGGAAGAGGATGGATACTCTCATTTAAATCACCCGCCACAGCATCCATCCAGACACTACATGTCCTTGAACATCAACCGAG GGCGCTCTCTTCCCTTTGCTGTATGGTGGCCAGCTATCTTCACTTTGTTTGCCCTGTGCCTGGCCCTCACCGTAGGAATGATAGTCCTAG GTCTCAGAGGTTCTAAGGCACCTGCAGGACACGATGAAAACTTGCAAGGCCTAAAGCAGAGATTGTGCTTGATGAGTGACGCAAACAGTAAGAACAATA AACCCGCATGTTCACTGTGCCCTGTAAACTGGAAATGGGTTGGAGGCGACACCTGTTTCTACTTGTCAGAAAAGGAGGCCACATGGCAGGAAAGTGAAGACTTCTGCTTCTCCCAGAACGCCACCCTTCTTAcgctgaaaaggaaaagcaagctg atTAGCATATCTCAAATATCACGAAAACAATCTTACTGGATTGGATTATCATATGGAGTTGATGCCTGGTCTTGGACAGATGGTACAAAACTTTCTACAAAAAGAATGGACTG GATTGATTTATCCTCTGAGCAAAACTGTGCATACCTGTTCTATCATAAGTCAAGAGTTTACAGTGAGAACTGTAATGAGAAATATCCCTGGATCTGTGAGATGGCAGCAGTCCAGCTGATCTAA
- the LOC141737798 gene encoding C-type lectin domain family 7 member A-like isoform X1, with the protein MTSEEVTYADLRFTTLEKSQDQELHTARAKDYFTGTWLSLVTVPEGIFSKDSPSPSSCWRLATVALGVFCLSSVVAAGVLAARFILVYHLVRERDENSTLQKALMESLNQQLEHLQAQNLNLTETVKQLATSRGHKCIPCPENWLQYGEDCYYFSKEWKTWQESKAQCSALESRLLKIESKEELDFVMRSTQFYSSYSFWIGLSRNGTEGPWLWEDGSAFSPDLFQIQRASSSPFLDCVWLQGANIDAARCGEYKFYICEKVAYPAMVKQASYLDRL; encoded by the exons ATGACAAGTGAAGAAGTGACATACGCGGACCTGAGGTTCACGACACTAGAAAAATCCCAGGACCAGGAGCTCCATACTGCCAGAGCGAAAG attattttacaGGGACCTGGCTTTCACTGGTGACTGTTCCTGAGGGTATTTTCTCAAAAG ATTCCCCCAGTCCGTCTTCCTGTTGGCGACTGGCTACAGTGGCGCTTGGGGTCTTCTGCCTAAGTTCAGTGGTAGCTGCAGGAGTCTTGGCTGCCAGGT TCATCCTGGTCTACCACCTTGTGCGTGAAAGGGATGAAAACTCCACTCTGCAAAAGGCACTTATGGAAAGCCTCAACCAGCAGCTGGAACACCTCCAGGCTCAGAATTTGAACTTGACAGAGACTGTAAAGCAACTTGCCACCTCCAGAG gacATAAATGTATTCCTTGTCCTGAGAACTGGCTACAGTATGGGGAGGACTGCTATTACTTTTCAAAAGAATGGAAAACTTGGCAAGAAAGCAAGGCTCAATGCTCTGCTCTGGAGTCCAGACTTCTTAAGATAGAGAGTAAGGAAGAGCtg GACTTCGTGATGCGATCCACACAGTTTTACAGTTCTTACTCTTTCTGGATTGGGCTGTCTCGCAATGGAACTGAGGGGCCCTGGCTGTGGGAGGACGGATCAGCTTTCTCCCCTGATCT GTTTCAGATCCAACGAGCCAGCTCAAGTCCTTTCCTAGACTGTGTGTGGCTTCAAGGTGCAAACATAGATGCTGCACGGTGTGGCGAGTACAAATTTTACATTTGTGAGAAAGTGGCGTATCCTGCCATGGTCAAGCAAGCGAGCTACTTGGACAGGCTCTAG
- the LOC141737798 gene encoding C-type lectin domain family 1 member A-like isoform X2 → MTSEEVTYADLRFTTLEKSQDQELHTARAKDSPSPSSCWRLATVALGVFCLSSVVAAGVLAARFILVYHLVRERDENSTLQKALMESLNQQLEHLQAQNLNLTETVKQLATSRGHKCIPCPENWLQYGEDCYYFSKEWKTWQESKAQCSALESRLLKIESKEELDFVMRSTQFYSSYSFWIGLSRNGTEGPWLWEDGSAFSPDLFQIQRASSSPFLDCVWLQGANIDAARCGEYKFYICEKVAYPAMVKQASYLDRL, encoded by the exons ATGACAAGTGAAGAAGTGACATACGCGGACCTGAGGTTCACGACACTAGAAAAATCCCAGGACCAGGAGCTCCATACTGCCAGAGCGAAAG ATTCCCCCAGTCCGTCTTCCTGTTGGCGACTGGCTACAGTGGCGCTTGGGGTCTTCTGCCTAAGTTCAGTGGTAGCTGCAGGAGTCTTGGCTGCCAGGT TCATCCTGGTCTACCACCTTGTGCGTGAAAGGGATGAAAACTCCACTCTGCAAAAGGCACTTATGGAAAGCCTCAACCAGCAGCTGGAACACCTCCAGGCTCAGAATTTGAACTTGACAGAGACTGTAAAGCAACTTGCCACCTCCAGAG gacATAAATGTATTCCTTGTCCTGAGAACTGGCTACAGTATGGGGAGGACTGCTATTACTTTTCAAAAGAATGGAAAACTTGGCAAGAAAGCAAGGCTCAATGCTCTGCTCTGGAGTCCAGACTTCTTAAGATAGAGAGTAAGGAAGAGCtg GACTTCGTGATGCGATCCACACAGTTTTACAGTTCTTACTCTTTCTGGATTGGGCTGTCTCGCAATGGAACTGAGGGGCCCTGGCTGTGGGAGGACGGATCAGCTTTCTCCCCTGATCT GTTTCAGATCCAACGAGCCAGCTCAAGTCCTTTCCTAGACTGTGTGTGGCTTCAAGGTGCAAACATAGATGCTGCACGGTGTGGCGAGTACAAATTTTACATTTGTGAGAAAGTGGCGTATCCTGCCATGGTCAAGCAAGCGAGCTACTTGGACAGGCTCTAG
- the LOC141737798 gene encoding oxidized low-density lipoprotein receptor 1-like isoform X3, protein MTSEEVTYADLRFTTLEKSQDQELHTARAKVILVYHLVRERDENSTLQKALMESLNQQLEHLQAQNLNLTETVKQLATSRGHKCIPCPENWLQYGEDCYYFSKEWKTWQESKAQCSALESRLLKIESKEELDFVMRSTQFYSSYSFWIGLSRNGTEGPWLWEDGSAFSPDLFQIQRASSSPFLDCVWLQGANIDAARCGEYKFYICEKVAYPAMVKQASYLDRL, encoded by the exons ATGACAAGTGAAGAAGTGACATACGCGGACCTGAGGTTCACGACACTAGAAAAATCCCAGGACCAGGAGCTCCATACTGCCAGAGCGAAAG TCATCCTGGTCTACCACCTTGTGCGTGAAAGGGATGAAAACTCCACTCTGCAAAAGGCACTTATGGAAAGCCTCAACCAGCAGCTGGAACACCTCCAGGCTCAGAATTTGAACTTGACAGAGACTGTAAAGCAACTTGCCACCTCCAGAG gacATAAATGTATTCCTTGTCCTGAGAACTGGCTACAGTATGGGGAGGACTGCTATTACTTTTCAAAAGAATGGAAAACTTGGCAAGAAAGCAAGGCTCAATGCTCTGCTCTGGAGTCCAGACTTCTTAAGATAGAGAGTAAGGAAGAGCtg GACTTCGTGATGCGATCCACACAGTTTTACAGTTCTTACTCTTTCTGGATTGGGCTGTCTCGCAATGGAACTGAGGGGCCCTGGCTGTGGGAGGACGGATCAGCTTTCTCCCCTGATCT GTTTCAGATCCAACGAGCCAGCTCAAGTCCTTTCCTAGACTGTGTGTGGCTTCAAGGTGCAAACATAGATGCTGCACGGTGTGGCGAGTACAAATTTTACATTTGTGAGAAAGTGGCGTATCCTGCCATGGTCAAGCAAGCGAGCTACTTGGACAGGCTCTAG
- the TMEM52B gene encoding transmembrane protein 52B: MHSPVMICFVLGCFLWFSQVRGEEGCLNTELCSGTEWDRLWYIWLVVAIGGLLLLCGLVSVCVRCCFHCRQTGEESGPQPYEVTVIAFDHDSTLQSTITSLHSVFGPAARRILAVAHSHNAAQGTPPLSASDTPPVYEEALHMSRFTVAKTGQKVPDLDPVPEEKVQASAEGKDAQPALPGH; this comes from the exons ATGCATAGTCCAGTCATGATCTGCTTTGTTTTAGGATGTTTCTTATGG TTCTCCCAAGTGAGAGGTGAGGAAGGCTGTCTCAACACTGAACT CTGTTCAGGTACGGAGTGGGACCGTTTGTGGTACATCTG GCTGGTGGTGGCGATCGGTGGGCTGTTGCTCCTGTGTGGCCTGGTTTCCGTCTGTGTGAGATGCTGTTTTCATTGCCGTCAGACAGGGGAGGAATCGGGTCCTCAACCCTATGAGGTCACCGTCATTGCTTTTGATCATGACAGCACCCTTCAGAGCACCATTACCT CTCTCCATTCTGTGTTCGGGCCTGCTGCCAGGAGGATATTAGCGGTGGCACACTCCCATAATGCTGCGCAGGGAACGCCACCCCTCTCAGCATCAGACACTCCTCCAGTCTACGAAGAAGCTCTGCACATGAGCAGATTCACAGTTGCCAAGACGGGGCAGAAAGTGCCAGACCTGGATCCAGTGCCGGAGGAAAAAGTGCAGGCATCTGCTGAGGGCAAGGATGCCCAGCCAGCCCTCCCAGGACACTAG